GCGCCAGCTTCGGGCGGCTGCTCCACGGCATAGATCGTCTCGGGCGTGACGACCGGGGACTGAAGTGCCAGGTAGTCCCCACGCGTGTAGCGAAACTGCTCGGTGCCCGAACGGGCAGCCAGTCCGACCAGCCCGTCTGTCGTGCCCACAATGCAGGTTCCGCCGTCGAGGACCGGGGCGGACTCGGGACGGATCGAACGGTGCCACAGACGCTCGCCGGTCTCCGGGTCCCGAGCTTCGATGCCATCCGCCAGCCGGAACAGGACGGCCCGCGAGGTTGCTGCCGGCTGGTACTGCTCCCCATCGGCCTCGACAGCACGGTTCCAGCGTGGGGTACCGTCCAACTCCAGCGCCCGGACCGACTCCGCACCCTGGACGTAAACCCCCGCCCCGGTGACCGCCGGTGGGGCGACAGCCTGCATCGCATCGTCTCGCCAGCGCACGGTGCCGTCCGTGGCGTCGAGCACGACGAGTCCGTCCTCGGTGCCGACGAACACCTGCCCGTCCGGGCCAAGTCGCGGGGCGATCGTCTTGGCCCGGTGTGAGTAACTGGGAATTTCAGTCACCGGGAGCGGCCCGAACTCCCATCGAGGCTCGCCGGTTCGCAACGACCGGGCATGAACTCGAGTGGAGTCCGCGACGTAGACCTGCTCGTCGTCCACGACCGGGGCGCTCGCGACGACCCCGACACCGTCCTCGGTCGGAATGTCGAGATCGGCCCGCCACCGGAGTTCGAGATGGGC
This region of Halodesulfurarchaeum sp. HSR-GB genomic DNA includes:
- a CDS encoding PQQ-binding-like beta-propeller repeat protein, producing MALGRRGFLKAAAGVTSAVGLTALAGCASSCPDSDPPDPAEQVSIDAEPVGPFSDPPEGRWPAVRGDSANTGFSTGQLPSAHLELRWRADLDIPTEDGVGVVASAPVVDDEQVYVADSTRVHARSLRTGEPRWEFGPLPVTEIPSYSHRAKTIAPRLGPDGQVFVGTEDGLVVLDATDGTVRWRDDAMQAVAPPAVTGAGVYVQGAESVRALELDGTPRWNRAVEADGEQYQPAATSRAVLFRLADGIEARDPETGERLWHRSIRPESAPVLDGGTCIVGTTDGLVGLAARSGTEQFRYTRGDYLALQSPVVTPETIYAVEQPPEAGAAAFALSRAADGLKPRWCSAIGDGAMAAATSEHALTSTSVGTGPEAGRGIVAFTTDSGAVPWAVVGGGRSDTWTNPPAILDGVLIVSTRGGRIVAVSGTER